The following proteins come from a genomic window of Pirellula staleyi DSM 6068:
- a CDS encoding DUF1570 domain-containing protein, with amino-acid sequence MAWLPAVVSLPLLSSIVALSLSLTFFTGLAIAQEAPKSKGPAPLKTTLVDPREMGLEIEPGSVRIGRGENVTTTDADGQSVVAKLHVAIGKSAVVLLPDGTLAARQPDQFAPTDRPFAPLEKKLLAEQLLRDEVPGFKAKETRHYLYLYNTSEEFAEATSRILETMLPGVIAHAEQHHLTVHEPGLPMVVLMFKTEDEFQKYRRMPEGVVAYYHSLTNRVCMYEQSRLAQIRPDLAIQQSISTIAHEGAHQVLHNIGVQQRLSVWPMWISEGIAEYFAPTQTGARLKWKGAGQVNDMRMLELEQYLKSRGAGPADGKMIGQTVLAARLTSTGYASAWSLTHYLAKNKRTEFGKLLRELSQLGPLETLGEIQTPGICRENLDQFQQIFGDDLADTETRLVAHLKKQPYTDPLANLPHFVAMVQSGEGRLMRRSANTFHQRAFAEKWIGDIITGLPEKVRASARSNLQMFANRAQAEAAARSYLSGR; translated from the coding sequence ATGGCATGGTTGCCAGCGGTGGTGTCGTTGCCGCTACTGAGCTCGATCGTTGCCCTCTCGCTCAGCCTCACCTTCTTCACTGGCTTGGCGATCGCTCAAGAGGCACCCAAGTCCAAGGGTCCAGCCCCCCTCAAGACCACACTTGTCGACCCGCGCGAGATGGGCCTCGAAATCGAGCCCGGCTCGGTCCGAATCGGACGTGGCGAGAACGTCACCACCACCGACGCCGATGGGCAGTCGGTCGTCGCCAAACTCCATGTTGCGATTGGCAAGTCGGCTGTCGTACTGCTTCCCGATGGAACCCTCGCTGCTCGTCAGCCCGACCAGTTTGCTCCGACCGACCGGCCGTTTGCCCCCCTCGAGAAAAAACTGCTGGCCGAGCAACTACTGCGCGACGAAGTCCCCGGCTTTAAAGCCAAAGAGACCCGCCACTATCTCTACCTCTACAACACCAGCGAAGAATTTGCTGAAGCCACCAGTCGCATTCTCGAAACGATGCTTCCAGGTGTAATCGCGCACGCAGAACAACACCACCTGACGGTGCACGAACCCGGTCTGCCGATGGTGGTACTGATGTTCAAAACCGAAGACGAATTTCAAAAATATCGTCGCATGCCTGAAGGGGTTGTCGCCTACTATCACTCGCTCACCAATCGCGTTTGCATGTACGAACAATCGCGGCTGGCGCAAATCCGCCCGGATCTCGCAATTCAGCAGTCGATTAGCACCATTGCCCACGAAGGGGCGCATCAAGTGCTGCATAACATCGGTGTTCAGCAGCGGCTGAGTGTGTGGCCGATGTGGATCTCCGAAGGCATAGCCGAATACTTTGCTCCGACGCAAACAGGTGCCCGCCTCAAATGGAAAGGGGCAGGGCAGGTGAACGACATGCGCATGCTCGAGCTCGAGCAGTACCTCAAGAGCCGCGGAGCAGGACCGGCCGATGGAAAGATGATCGGTCAAACTGTTCTCGCGGCGCGACTCACCAGCACCGGCTATGCATCGGCTTGGTCCCTCACGCACTACCTGGCAAAAAACAAACGGACCGAGTTTGGGAAGCTGCTCCGCGAGCTCTCGCAGCTCGGTCCCCTCGAGACCTTGGGAGAGATTCAAACACCTGGCATCTGCCGCGAGAATCTCGATCAGTTTCAGCAGATCTTTGGGGATGATCTTGCCGACACGGAGACCCGTCTGGTCGCCCATTTAAAGAAACAGCCTTACACCGATCCGCTCGCGAATTTGCCACATTTTGTAGCGATGGTGCAATCGGGCGAAGGACGTCTGATGCGCCGCAGCGCGAACACGTTTCATCAACGTGCTTTCGCAGAAAAGTGGATTGGCGACATCATCACAGGCTTGCCCGAAAAAGTTAGGGCGAGCGCTCGCAGCAACTTGCAAATGTTTGCTAACCGAGCCCAAGCAGAAGCCGCCGCACGCAGTTATCTCTCCGGCCGTTAG
- a CDS encoding NAD-dependent deacylase, with protein MDAQANLVLDQLAPLLRGAKRLVVLTGAGISAESGLATFRDAMTGLWANFRAEELATPEAFEQNPKLVWDWYVWRRKLAQAAKPNGAHFALVELERLVPQLTIVTQNVDGLHQRAGSAGVIELHGSLSRFKCSTDNEPVDAKDFGDSPDGMPPRCPRCHAFVRPDIVWFGEMLPPSALQTAFQVTKKCDLFFSIGTSGVVEPAASLPRRAIEYGASVMINNLDVDTASEPPLYSLQGKAGTILPELLRRAWPRL; from the coding sequence ATGGACGCCCAAGCAAACTTAGTGCTAGATCAACTTGCGCCGCTGCTGCGAGGTGCAAAGCGCCTTGTCGTTTTGACAGGAGCCGGGATCTCTGCCGAGAGTGGCCTCGCCACATTTCGCGATGCCATGACGGGGCTCTGGGCCAACTTTCGCGCGGAAGAACTCGCCACTCCCGAAGCGTTTGAGCAGAATCCCAAGCTGGTGTGGGACTGGTATGTCTGGCGACGCAAGCTGGCACAAGCTGCCAAGCCGAACGGAGCTCACTTCGCTCTTGTAGAACTGGAGCGACTCGTACCCCAGCTGACCATCGTGACGCAAAACGTCGATGGTTTGCATCAGCGAGCTGGTAGCGCGGGCGTTATTGAACTGCACGGCAGTCTCAGCCGATTCAAGTGCTCCACAGACAACGAGCCCGTCGACGCCAAAGACTTTGGCGATTCGCCCGACGGGATGCCTCCTCGATGCCCTCGCTGCCATGCATTCGTTCGCCCCGACATCGTATGGTTTGGCGAAATGCTGCCGCCATCTGCACTACAAACAGCTTTCCAAGTGACGAAAAAGTGCGATCTGTTTTTCTCCATCGGAACGTCAGGCGTGGTCGAACCTGCAGCCTCGCTGCCGCGCCGAGCAATCGAATACGGCGCATCGGTCATGATCAATAATTTAGATGTCGATACCGCCAGCGAACCTCCGCTCTACTCTCTCCAAGGTAAAGCAGGCACCATCCTCCCCGAACTCCTACGCCGTGCTTGGCCACGCTTGTAA
- a CDS encoding PQQ-binding-like beta-propeller repeat protein, translating into MLKRLLAFAATLAMLVIPLSLRAEDHPGHRVIAQDKGNVTIFAKDGSVEWQYECKHNAHDVQVLASGNILLNSGGATVSEITPEKKVVWSYTAQPIEGKTDRVEVHACQRLENGNTMVAESGNRRIVEVDAEGKIVAEVPLTVDKPNAHRDTRLARKLASGNYLVAHENDGCVREYDPSGKVVWKYALDLGGRPAAPGHGPEGHGNELFGMLRLENGNTLIATGNGNRVIEVTPEGKQVFSIEQEDLPGIKLAWVTTLDVLKNGNIVIGNCHAGEGQPQLVEVTREKKVVWKFYNWKELGNSTATARVIE; encoded by the coding sequence ATGCTCAAGCGACTCTTGGCCTTCGCCGCAACTCTGGCGATGCTTGTTATTCCACTCTCACTTCGTGCCGAAGATCATCCAGGTCATCGCGTGATTGCGCAGGACAAAGGGAATGTCACGATCTTTGCCAAAGATGGCTCGGTCGAGTGGCAGTACGAGTGCAAGCACAACGCGCACGATGTGCAGGTGCTCGCTAGTGGCAACATCCTGCTGAACAGCGGCGGCGCGACGGTGAGCGAGATCACCCCCGAGAAGAAAGTGGTTTGGAGCTACACCGCCCAACCGATCGAAGGCAAAACCGATCGTGTGGAAGTGCACGCTTGCCAGCGCCTCGAGAATGGCAACACGATGGTAGCCGAGAGTGGTAATCGGCGGATTGTGGAAGTCGATGCCGAAGGCAAAATCGTGGCCGAAGTGCCACTGACGGTCGATAAGCCCAACGCGCATCGCGACACGCGTCTCGCACGCAAACTGGCGAGCGGAAACTATCTTGTGGCGCACGAAAACGACGGCTGCGTGCGCGAGTACGATCCCTCGGGCAAAGTGGTTTGGAAATATGCTCTCGATCTCGGTGGTCGTCCCGCAGCCCCTGGCCATGGCCCTGAAGGTCACGGCAATGAGCTATTCGGCATGCTCCGACTCGAAAATGGCAACACGCTGATCGCCACCGGCAACGGCAATCGCGTGATCGAAGTCACACCTGAAGGAAAGCAAGTTTTCAGCATCGAGCAGGAGGATCTTCCTGGCATCAAACTGGCCTGGGTCACGACACTCGATGTGCTGAAGAACGGCAACATCGTTATCGGCAATTGCCACGCTGGCGAGGGACAGCCGCAGCTCGTGGAAGTGACCCGCGAAAAGAAAGTGGTCTGGAAGTTCTATAACTGGAAGGAACTTGGCAACAGCACCGCCACAGCGCGTGTGATTGAGTAA